In the genome of Magnetococcales bacterium, the window GTTCATACTGCCAGACAAGCCGTGGTACGGATGCCAGAATTTCGAGCAGTCCCATTCCAGCCTGAATTGGATCCCCACGTGCGGGCCAATTCATGACGATGACGGAACCAATACGGGACTCTTTTCGAATTTCGGCAAGAAATTCCAGGCTGATGGGTGTCGCGAGCAGCACCAGATGGTCCACTTTTCCTCCTGATTCGGCATGATCCATGGCAACCTGGGCGGCCATCAGACCGCCATGAGAGATGCCGATCAGGTTGAATTGCTCCCCTTGACCAACAAATTCACTCAAAGGGGATGCGACGCCATCCCGCATACGATTCTTAAGCACCAGGAAGGCATCCAGCAGGCCACCTTGTGACCATGAGTCATGGTTTACCATGCGCACATGTGTCATGCCGGTCTCTTCCATGGCGGTTACGAAATCGCGCAGATAATAACCTCTCATTCCGGATCCACCGAAAAAATAGGTCCCCTTGCGTTTGTCCGGGCGATCCTCATTTTGTGTTTCAGTGGAAAAAGAGGGTTGTGGTTTTTCTGCAAAGCAGGAGATGCCTGGCCAGTTGCAGGGACGCTGCAACCAGATGTTCGCCCACCCATGGCAGGTGATGTCCATGGCCAGGAGATGGATATAAAGTGTTCCTGCAACCAGTAAAGTCCGGCGACTGGTTTTTCCCAGGCAACCATGGGATGTGGCCAGGGCAATCAGGCTACCAGAGATTACCAACAGGCTCATGCCCCAATTCCAGGCCATGGCGTCCTGAACACCGAATCCATTGTCTGCTCCCCGCCGTGCCAAGGAAAAAGGGATATGCAGCACCTTGAGAAAAGGCAGGAGGATGGCAGTCATCAAGAACGCCCAGCCCAGGAATTTGCTGGCAGGGAATCCGCGTATTCTGTTCATCATGGTTGCCGGCCTTCTGACAGCCTGATCATAAACTCCGGATTGTTTTGTTGTGCCTTCAGTATCTGATACTTTGCTGCATGAAGACCACCATTCATCAGGAAAAGATTCAGAAACAGAACACAACACACCAACATCCCATGGCGCACCCAGGAGATGAACTTTCTTCGCAGACAAAGCCAGGCCACCAACAGGGAAACCGCTGCCAACACGGTTGCATAGAGGGACATGATGAGGATCATCCCGACCGCATCAACAAGCAAAAAAGTGGCGTAAATCCCTTTTTGCGTCATGACACTGATCAAAAAAACGCTGCCTGACAGCAGGAAAAGAGGGGCCGCTGCCATGGCCATCCAGCCGGTTGTCCGCCAGAGAGTTGTCAGAATGGGGAGTGCCTGCCTTGTTTCAATCATCTCAGTTCATATTCGTATTTGCTGGTATGAGGTCAGCAAATTCTGGGCAGGAGTTCGCCGCCGGGCAGATCCACCATGCGTTGCCCGCCAATCGCGGTTTCCAGGATGACCCGACCGGAGTGGCTCGTCACGAGGCCGATTTCTTTTGCATCTGCGCCTTCCGGCAAGGCATGCCATCGATCCAGAACATGTCCGGCTGCGTTTTCGGCACAAACAAGCACCAGACACCCTTCCGAGGCCACATGCAGCAGATCCAGTCCCAACATTTCGGCCAAAGCCCTGGTGGCCGGGGCGAAGGGGAGGTTGTTTTCGCGGATCTGCATGCCAAAACTCTGACCGAGGACCATTTCGTTCAGGACGGCGGCCACGCCACCCCGGGTCGGGTCGCGCATGAAGTGGATGGCGTTGGCCAGGGGTTGCAGGGTTTGCACCAGGCGGTGAACGGGACGGGAGTCGCTGACCGGGCCGTTTTGGATCTGGAACGCTTCCCGGGCCGCCAGCACGGCCGCCCCATGGTCGCCCAGCGTGCCGCTGACCAGGATGCGATCCCCGGGGACGATGCGGTCAAGACCCAGGGAATATCCGGGAATCGCTTCGCCAATGCCGGCTGTATTGATATACAGGCCATCACATTGACCACGCCGGACCACTTTGGTGTCACCGGTTGCCACGAGTACGTGACATTGATCGGCGGCCAGTTTGATGGCGTCCAATACCTTGCGCAGGGTGGAGAGGGGCAACCCCTCTTCCAGAATCAGGCCAAGGGAGAGCCAGCGGGGAGTGGAACCGGCCACGGCCAGATCGTTGACGGTGCCATGGACGGCCAGATCGCCGATATTACCGCCAGGAAATTCCAGGGGTTGGACCACGAAACTGTCGGTTGAAAAGCAGATGTGTCGGTTTTCCAGGTGCAGGGTTGCGGCATCGGGGAGGGTGCGCAAGGGTCCTGAACCAAAACGGGAGAGAATTTCCTGGGTGATCAATTGTTGGGAAAGCCGTCCACCGCCACCATGGCTCAACAGGATACGGTCACTCATGGTTCGTAACCTGATGACAAATATGTTGAATGATTCAGGCCGCGCCCTTGAAAAACGTTCGAAAAACTGGGATGGAGGTCCAGAAGGAAGGGCTGTGCCCTTCCTCTTGGCGGGGTTTGGGGCGGAGCCCCAACAGAGTCTTTCCTGCCAAATTTTTTATTTGGAAGGGTTCTGTTCAGGTCATGCCCTTGAAAAACGTTCGAAAAACTGGGATGGAGGTCCAGGAGGAAGGGCTGTGCCCTTCCTCTTGGCGGGGTTTGGGGCGGAGCCCCAACAGAGTCTTTCCTGCCAAATTTTTTATTTGGAAGGGTTCCGTTCAGGCCGCGCCCTTGAAAAACGTTCGAAAAACTGGGATGGAGGTCCAGGAGGAAGGGCTGTGCCCTTCCTCTTGGCGGGGTTTGGGGCGGAGCCCCAACAAAGTTCTTCATGTCAAATCCTTTTTTTGGAAGGGTTCTGCATGGTTACGAATATTTATACGCAGCGGCACAACTTCCCTCGGAGCTGACCATGCAGGGACCCAGCGGTTGATCGGGCAGGCAGGCCACCCCGAACAGGGAACACTGGGCGGGGTGTATTTTGCCTTTGAGGACCTCTCCGCATTGGCAATGGGGATTGTTGCGCCCTGGTTGTACGACAAGGTTGTGGCGTTGCTGCGCGTCAAACCAACTGAACTCCTGACGCAGGACCAGACCACTGGCCGGGATGGTTCCCAGCCCGCGCCAGGAGGCAGCGGTTGGTTGCAGATAATGGTCGATGATGCGCTGGGCGTGCGGATTGCCGGCGGCCTTGAC includes:
- the hypE gene encoding hydrogenase expression/formation protein HypE is translated as MSDRILLSHGGGGRLSQQLITQEILSRFGSGPLRTLPDAATLHLENRHICFSTDSFVVQPLEFPGGNIGDLAVHGTVNDLAVAGSTPRWLSLGLILEEGLPLSTLRKVLDAIKLAADQCHVLVATGDTKVVRRGQCDGLYINTAGIGEAIPGYSLGLDRIVPGDRILVSGTLGDHGAAVLAAREAFQIQNGPVSDSRPVHRLVQTLQPLANAIHFMRDPTRGGVAAVLNEMVLGQSFGMQIRENNLPFAPATRALAEMLGLDLLHVASEGCLVLVCAENAAGHVLDRWHALPEGADAKEIGLVTSHSGRVILETAIGGQRMVDLPGGELLPRIC